A single window of Apodemus sylvaticus chromosome 4, mApoSyl1.1, whole genome shotgun sequence DNA harbors:
- the Nes gene encoding nestin isoform X6 — protein MNTLSPAPCWNPPLPLGRCCRYSFSPLYRLQGPLPSLVLLVRSPSGGQTSDMESCIGEESFQMWELNRRLEAYLTRVKTLEEQNQLLSAELGGLRAQSGDASWRARADDELAALRVLVDQRWREKHEAEVQRDNLAEELESVAGRCQQVRLARERTVEEAACSRRALEAERSARGWLSTQVAELEREIEALRAAHEEERAHLNAQAACAPRRPPALPHGSPVRAPEVEELARQLGEVWRGAVRGYQERVAHMESSLGQARERLSQAVRGARESRLELQQLQADRDSLQERREALEQRLEGRWQDRLQATEKFQLAVEALEQEKQGIQSQIAQILEGGQQLAHLKMSLSLEVATYRTLLEAENSRLQTPGRSSQASLGFPDPKLKLHFLGIPEDQHLGSVLPVLSPTSFPSPLPNTLDTPATAFLKTQEFLQARTPTLASTPIPPMSEIPCPTNAEVRAQDAPLSLLQTQGGRQQAPEPLWAEATVPISTGVLPELEEPGGKGYFPDVPTSLTPPLNPHHPVLEAKDGESSESRVSSIFQEGEDQIWELAEKEAALEVKVENNLAQESQESGLDTKEILDSQGPLQKETLKALGEEPLLSLKIQSHETSGKENCNSSIEENLGTLKNTEKEKQSLKSLEEKNVEAEKTLENGLPELSMPLKKEDPRIEDQELMSPEGTLETVSFLGKENQEIVRSSEEGNLETLTTFKEESQYPLGCPEAEDQMLERLVEKGGRSFPGSPEEEDQQAFRPLQKENQEPLRCEETEDQMHERLIEKASQESLGSPEENQEAFRPLEKENQESLRFEEAEDQTLERLIEKESQESLRSPEEEDQRIGKPLERENQESLRSLDENQETIVLLESKNQRPLRSLEVEEEEQRIVKPLEKMSQDSLKSLEKENAQPLRYLEEDDCMIQSLLDNKTHKSLGSLEDRNEENIIPPESETQASLRPPEEEEQRIVNCLEKESQEFLRSPEEENHGPLSSVEKEDQMVESQLEKESQDSGKSLEDVSQETFGSLENENPESLRSLAGDDQEDQKLEPETQQPLRAIEDGQAAASPPEKVDPELQKPLRNDQEIVRSLDKESQESPVSLKEEGMETVKSSETENIEPLETAEEDPERRKFIDTQEPLWSTQVTGEAIEPLEDEIQQPLGSVDENQETLTPLEKESQEPRSLDKGNLETVESPGGVEDSQQCLGVEEGLEREQHQESLRSLGEVEQELPGSGDHQRWEEVVEDRAAGQEAPLGTIGVETQDKAESHLRGQGGEEEAAEQGERLQGVMEEAWSLGSSEPKEQRVPAESLNNLEGQPEQMGALEVPVAQGVPEVTEQDEQRAQAGEQDCVEVTLGPEAASTGLELEQEVVGLEDPRHFTREEAIHPSLGEESVKAKIAQGLEGPGKEPKEAGALDSGILELPKTSSEALECEGPEESVEGWGEEEASLETSDQEGGDAPQPMPPETGDDEGVQAALTAPDPKLKEPCSPIPILTDAHELQLQAEEIQKAGWQPEAGPEALGRVEDEVEFGLGEEIPEGLPDWEEGREDSEADELGETLPDSTPLGLYLRSPASPKWDLAGEQRLSPQGEARKEGWGPVVLAAQGLSDPPEEEEEEQGHDSDLSSEEFEDLATEASLLPGVPKEVADHLGQAPPVLQPAGWDQGGESDGFADEEESGEEGEEEDVDEEGAESGAQWWGSGPSGGGVKVQDITQRGDLEQESAGVSGLWDDGLRGTAANVPVTTLEMASQDSAEPSESEGSESASLEGEEGQATDHLDAPQEVTSKVPGAGDTFDVSGQGPNSESEQVNGRVENGLGQPEGQVVLDADKDSLPLQEQEVGALKAPLVESPVHLGPSQFLKFTLSGVDGEPWSSEED, from the exons ATGAAtaccctctctccagctccctgctgGAATCCTCCGCTTCCGCTGGGACGCTGTTGCCGCTACTCCTTTTCTCCCCTTTACAGGCTCCAAGGGCCACTCCCTTCTTTAGTGCTCCTCGTCCGCTCGCCCTCGGGGGGCCAGACCAGCGACATGGAGAGCTGCATCGGGGAAGAATCTTTTCAGATGTGGGAGCTCAATCGACGCCTGGAGGCCTACTTGACTCGGGTCAAGACCCTAGAGGAGCAGAACCAGCTGCTCAGCGCTGAGCTTGGGGGACTCCGGGCGCAGTCCGGGGACGCCTCCTGGCGAGCCCGAGCCGACGACGAGCTGGCAGCCCTGCGGGTCCTCGTCGACCAGCGCTGGCGGGAGAAGCACGAGGCCGAGGTGCAGCGCGACAACCTGGCCGAAGAGCTGGAGAGCGTGGCGGGCCGCTGCCAGCAGGTGCGGCTCGCCCGGGAGCGGACCGTCGAAGAGGCCGCCTGCAGCCGGCGCGCGCTCGAGGCGGAGAGGAGTGCGCGGGGCTGGCTGAGCACCCAGGTGGCCGAGCTGGAGCGTGAGATAGAGGCGCTGCGAGCCGCACACGAGGAGGAGCGCGCGCACCTGAACGCCCAAGCCGCCTGTGCGCCGCGCCGACCCCCCGCGCTGCCCCACGGATCTCCCGTCCGGGCCCCCGAAGTCGAGGAGCTGGCCAGGCAGCTAGGCGAAGTGTGGCGCGGGGCTGTGCGTGGCTACCAGGAGCGCGTGGCTCACATGGAGAGCTCGCTGGGCCAGGCCCGCGAGCGCTTGAGCCAAGCCGTGCGGGGCGCTCGGGAGAGTCGCTTagagctgcagcagctgcaggcTGATCGCGACAGCCTCCAGGAGCGCAGAGAGGCGCTGGAACAGAGATTGGAAGGCCGCTGGCAGGACCGGCTGCAGGCCACTGAAAAGTTCCAG CTGGCTGTGGAAGCCCTGGAGCAGGAGAAACAGGGAATACAGAGCCAGATCGCTCAGATCCTGGAAGGTGGGCAGCAACTGGCACACCTCAAGATGTCCCTGAGTCTGGAGGTGGCTACATACAG GACTCTGCTGGAGGCTGAGAACTCTCGGTTGCAGACACCTGGACGAAGTTCCCAGGCTTCTCTTGGCTTTCCGG ACCCCAAGCTGAAGCTGCATTTCCTTGGGATACCAGAGGACCAGCACCTGGGATCTGTGCTCCCTGTCCTCAGCCCAacatccttcccttcccccttgccTAATACCCTTGACACTCCTGCGACAGCCTTTCTGAAGACACAGGAATTCCTTCAGGCCAGAACCCCCACCTTGGCCAGCACTCCCATACCACCTATGTCTGAGATTCCCTGTCCTACAAATGCAGAGGTCAGAGCCCAGGATGCCCCTCTTTCCCTGCTCCAGACACAGGGTGGGAGGCAACAGGCTCCAGAGCCTCTTTGGGCTGAGGCCACAGTGCCTATTTCTACTGGTGTCCTCCCAGAACTAGAGGAGCCTGGGGGCAAGGGATACTTCCCTGATGTTCCCACCTCCTTAACCCCACCCCTCAACCCTCACCACCCTGTTTTAGAGGCTAAAGATGGAGAATCTAGTGAGTCTAGAGTTTCTAGCATATTCCAGGAAGGAGAAGATCAAATCTGGGAACTCGCAGAGAAAGAAGCAGCCTTAGAGGTAAAAGTAGAGAATAATTTAGCACAGGAATCACAAGAAAGTGGTCTGGACACAAAAGAAATCCTGGATTCCCAGGGACCTTTGCAAAAGGAAACCCTGAAGGCTCTAGGAGAGGAGCCGCTGTTGTCTCTGAAAATCCAGAGTCATGAGACATCAGGAAAGGAGAATTGCAATTCATCTATAGAAGAGAACCTGGGAACactaaaaaacacagaaaaagaaaaacaatcactGAAGTCTTTAGAAGAAAAGAatgtagaggcagagaaaactcTAGAAAACGGGCTTCCTGAGCTATCtatgcctttaaaaaaagaagacccGAGAATCGAGGATCAAGAATTAATGTCTCCTGAAGGCACATTAGAGACAGTTTCATTtctaggaaaggaaaatcaaGAAATAGTGAGGTCTTCAGAAGAGGGGAACTTAGAAACATTGACAACTTTTAAAGAGGAGAGCCAGTACCCACTAGGATGTCCAGAAGCCGAGGACCAGATGCTTGAGAGACTGGTAGAGAAAGGGGGTCGGAGCTTCCCAGGGTCTCCAGAAGAAGAGGACCAGCAGGCATTTAGACCTCTGCAGAAAGAGAACCAGGAGCCACTAAGGTGTGAAGAAACAGAGGACCAGATGCATGAGAGACTGATAGAAAAGGCCAGTCAGGAGTCCCTGGGGTCTCCAGAAGAGAATCAGGAGGCATTTAGAC CTCTGGAGAAAGAGAATCAGGAGTCATTAAGGTTTGAAGAAGCAGAGGATCAGACGCTTGAGAGACTGATAGAAAAGGAAAGTCAGGAGTCCCTAAGGTCTCCAGAAGAAGAGGACCAGAGGATTGGGAAGCCTCTAGAAAGAGAGAATCAGGAATCTCTGAGGTCTCTTGATGAAAACCAGGAGACCATTGTACTACTAGAAAGCAAGAACCAGAGGCCACTGAGGTCTCTAGAagtagaagaggaggagcagagaatTGTGAAACCTCTAGAAAAAATGAGCCAGGACTCCCTCAAATCTCTagaaaaagagaacgcacagccaCTGAGGTATCTGGAAGAAGATGACTGCATGATTCAGAGCCTGCTAGACAACAAGACTCACAAGAGCCTGGGGTCTCTTGAAGATAGAAATGAGGAGAACATAATACCACCAGAAAGTGAGACCCAGGCTTCACTGAGGCCTCCagaagaggaagaacagaggaTTGTGAACTGTCtagaaaaagaaagccaggagTTCCTGAGGTCTCCAGAAGAAGAGAACCACGGACCACTGAGTTCTGTAGAAAAAGAGGaccagatggttgagagccagcTAGAGAAAGAGAGTCAGGACTCAGGGAAGTCTCTAGAAGATGTGAGCCAGGAGACCTTTGGATCTCTGGAAAATGAGAATCCAGAGTCCCTGAGATCTCTAGCAGGCGATGACCAAGAGGATCAGAAACTTGAACCAGAGACCCAACAGCCACTGAGGGCTATAGAGGACGGGCAGGCAGCAGCGAGCCCACCAGAAAAGGTGGATCCAGAGTTACAGAAGCCTCTTAGAAATGACCAGGAAATAGTTAGGTCTCTTGACAAAGAGAGTCAAGAGTCACCAGTGTCACTGAAAGAAGAAGGTATGGAGACAGTGAAGTCTTCAGAAACAGAGAACATAGAACCACTGGAGACTGCAGAAGAGGACCCAGAAAGAAGGAAGTTTATAGATACTCAAGAGCCATTGTGGTCTACCCAAGTGACTGGTGAGGCAATAGAACCTCTAGAAGATGAGATCCAACAACCACTGGGGTCTGTGGATGAGAACCAAGAGACGCTGACGCCCCTTGAAAAGGAGAGTCAAGAACCGAGATCTCTGGACAAGGGGAACCTAGAGACTGTGGAGTCACCAGGAGGGGTAGAGGACAGTCAGCAGTGCCTGGGAGTGGAAGAGGGTCTGGAGAGGGAACAGCACCAAGAGTCCCTGAGGTCTCTGGGAGAGGTGGAGCAGGAGCTGCCTGGGTCTGGAGATCACCAGAGgtgggaggaggtggtggaggacaGAGCAGCGGGTCAGGAAGCGCCCCTGGGGACCATAGGAGTGGAAACTCAGGATAAGGCGGAGTCGCATCTGAGGGGacaaggtggggaggaagaagcagcagaGCAGGGAGAGCGGCTGCAGGGTGTCATGGAGGAGGCCTGGAGTCTGGGGAGCTCGGAGCCCAAGGAGCAGAGGGTCCCTGCTGAGTCCCTCAACAACCTGGAGGGACAACCAGAGCAGATGGGGGCCCTAGAGGTCCCAGTTGCTCAGGGAGTGCCAGAGGTGACAGAACAAGATGAGCAAAGAGCCCAGGCAGGTGAACAAGACTGCGTAGAGGTGACCCTCGGGCCAGAGGCTGCCAGCACTGGACTGGAACTTGAGCAGGAAGTGGTAGGGCTAGAGGATCCAAGGCATTTCACCAGGGAGGAGGCCATTCACCCATCCCTGGGGGAGGAAAGTGTGAAGGCAAAGATAGCTCAGGGCTTGGAAGGGCCTGGAAAGGAACCAAAAGAGGCAGGTGCTCTGGACTCGGGGATCCTTGAATTACCCAAGACTAGCAGTGAGGCTCTGGAATGCGAGGGCCCTGAAGAGTCtgtggagggctggggagaagagGAGGCCTCACTGGAGACCTCAGACCAGGAGGGCGGCGATGCACCTCAGCCCATGCCCCCGGAGACAGGGGACGATGAGGGTGTACAGGCAGCACTGACAGCCCCAGATCCCAAGCTCAAGGAACCCTGTTCACCCATCCCAATCCTGACAGATGCCCATGAGCTGCAGCTCCAGGCTGAGGAGATCCAGAAGGCTGGGTGGCAGCCAGAAGCTGGGCCTGAAGCACTGGGAAGGGTAGAAGATGAGGTGGAGTTTGGTCTTGGGGAGGAGATCCCCGAGGGCCTCCCTGATTGGGAGGAGGGCAGAGAAGACAGCGAGGCTGATGAGCTAGGGGAAACTCTCCCAGACTCTACTCCCCTGGGCCTCTACCTGAGGTCTCCTGCCTCCCCTAAGTGGGACCTGGCTGGAGAACAGAGGCTTTCCCCTCAAGGGGAGGCCAGGAAGGAAGGTTGGGGTCCTGTTGTCCTGGCTGCTCAGGGTCTCAGTGATccacctgaggaggaggaggaggagcaaggccATGACTCTGACCTATCATCTGAGGAATTTGAGGACCTAGCCACTGAGGCCTCTCTTCTCCCAGGTGTTCCCAAGGAGGTGGCAGATCATCTGGGCCAAGCGCCCCCAGTGCTGCAGCCTGCAGGCTGGGATCAGGGTGGGGAGTCTGATGGGTTTGCTGATGAGgaagagagtggggaggagggagaggaagaagatgtTGATGAGGAAGGAGCAGAGTCCGGGGCTCAATGGTGGGGGTCAGGGCCCTCTGGTGGAGGTGTCAAAGTCCAGGATATCACCCAAAGAGGGGACCTGGAACAGGAATCCGCGGGTGTCAGTGGTCTCTGGGATGATGGCTTGAGAGGGACTGCGGCTAATGTTCCTGTGACTACCCTAGAGATGGCGTCTCAGGACAGTGCTGAGCCTTCTGAGTCAGAGGGGTCTGAGTCTGCTTCCTTGGAGGGAGAGGAAGGTCAAGCAACTGACCATTTAGATGCTCCCCAAGAGGTGACTAGCAAGGTCCCAGGGGCAGGAGATACCTTTGATGTCAGTGGCCAGGGCCCCAACTCGGAGTCCGAGCAAGTGAATGGGAGGGTGGAGAATGGACTAGGGCAGCCTGAGGGGCAGGTGGTTCTGGATGCGGACAAGGACAGCCTCCCTTTACAGGAACAGGAGGTGGGTGCCCTAAAGGCCCCTTTGGTAGAGTCCCCTGTGCACTTAGGCCCAAGCCAGTTCCTCAAGTTCACTCTGAGTGGAGTAGATGGAGAGCCCTGGTCCTCAGAGGAAGACTAG